From the Candidatus Peregrinibacteria bacterium genome, one window contains:
- a CDS encoding 1-acyl-sn-glycerol-3-phosphate acyltransferase encodes MFWRWCLSLRYRISVSGSEILDTADPILFLPNHIALVDPQILFTEILKKGVASPVVAEKYASISVLRPFFSLLKTIPVPDLTSGGKKDDVRNIFKNVHTALTEGRRVVLYPSGQLAGQGREALFGKQSAYLAVSSAPQNTRIIGVRIQGLWGSIWSKAWTGKSPPFFQTLLWGIFFVLANLIFFVPRREVSIVFEDITAGAKKSAKEDLLAFNQFLESFYNAQNEEPVQFLRHIFWFPEKARILPKQIVGSLNDMRSQKHAEPCRPETLKRIQRIVAKVRETDIKILSPETNLALDLGIDSLSLAELVAEIRAEFLGASVAPLRELKTVGDLCQMAEGEIFSEEILPECRFQPYITHPDNLSAFTGETLVECALSALLHKKEEGLLFDAISGTLAGKILLQRAFVVSEIIKKHVPEKRVGILLPASSGSAILFLLRISPEKLLSFSIGRLEKTHSSTAMLSQKQKPFFLQKVFFH; translated from the coding sequence ATGTTTTGGAGATGGTGCCTCTCATTGCGCTACCGAATTTCTGTTTCTGGAAGCGAGATTCTCGATACAGCTGATCCCATTCTTTTTTTACCAAATCACATTGCGCTTGTGGATCCGCAGATTCTCTTTACAGAAATCCTCAAAAAAGGAGTGGCTTCACCAGTTGTTGCAGAAAAATATGCCTCTATTTCTGTGCTTCGCCCCTTTTTTTCTTTACTCAAAACCATTCCCGTTCCCGATCTTACAAGCGGTGGAAAAAAGGATGATGTGCGCAATATTTTTAAAAATGTTCACACCGCACTTACAGAGGGAAGGCGTGTTGTATTGTATCCATCAGGACAATTGGCAGGACAAGGAAGAGAAGCACTTTTTGGAAAACAGAGCGCATACCTTGCGGTTTCTTCTGCTCCACAAAATACGCGAATTATTGGTGTTCGCATTCAAGGACTTTGGGGAAGCATCTGGTCAAAAGCATGGACTGGAAAATCACCACCTTTTTTTCAGACACTTCTCTGGGGAATATTTTTTGTTCTCGCAAACCTCATCTTTTTCGTTCCACGAAGAGAAGTTTCTATTGTATTTGAAGATATTACAGCAGGCGCAAAAAAATCGGCAAAAGAAGATTTGCTCGCATTCAATCAATTTCTGGAATCGTTTTACAATGCGCAAAATGAAGAACCAGTGCAATTTCTCCGCCATATTTTCTGGTTTCCAGAAAAAGCGCGGATACTTCCCAAACAGATTGTCGGCTCTTTAAACGATATGCGATCACAAAAACATGCAGAGCCATGTCGCCCCGAAACATTAAAACGCATTCAGCGCATCGTAGCAAAAGTTCGAGAGACGGATATAAAAATACTGTCACCAGAAACAAACCTCGCTCTCGATTTAGGAATCGATTCGCTTTCACTCGCAGAACTTGTTGCCGAAATTCGCGCAGAATTTTTAGGTGCTTCTGTCGCCCCTCTCCGAGAGCTCAAAACCGTGGGAGATTTATGTCAGATGGCAGAGGGAGAAATATTTTCCGAAGAAATACTTCCCGAGTGTCGTTTCCAGCCATATATCACTCATCCCGATAACCTCTCAGCTTTCACCGGAGAGACGCTCGTTGAATGCGCTCTCTCTGCTCTTCTCCACAAAAAAGAGGAAGGACTTCTCTTTGACGCTATTTCTGGAACCCTTGCAGGAAAAATTCTTCTCCAAAGAGCCTTTGTCGTGTCGGAAATTATCAAAAAACACGTTCCAGAAAAACGAGTGGGAATTTTGCTTCCTGCTTCTAGCGGAAGTGCAATTCTTTTTTTGCTTCGCATCTCGCCGGAAAAACTCCTGTCTTTTTCAATTGGACGGTTGGAAAAAACGCACTCAAGCACTGCCATGCTCTCTCAGAAACAAAAACCATTCTTTCTTCAAAAAGTTTTTTTTCACTAG
- a CDS encoding YraN family protein, which translates to MPTVRRQFGDRGEQIAEHFLLQKGYVLLERNFLVRRGEIDLIFESPERVLVFVEVKTRSSTAFGTPAEGISFAKAQHLVSAAYAYLEKHQLGERDFRIDLVSVLFPGPQIEHIPNILEGIS; encoded by the coding sequence GTGCCAACAGTACGGCGACAGTTTGGCGACAGAGGAGAACAGATCGCAGAACACTTTCTTCTCCAAAAAGGATATGTTCTTTTGGAGCGGAATTTTTTAGTGCGTCGGGGAGAAATTGATCTCATTTTTGAGTCTCCCGAAAGGGTGCTGGTGTTTGTTGAGGTAAAAACGAGGAGTTCGACAGCCTTTGGAACTCCGGCAGAAGGCATTTCTTTTGCTAAGGCGCAACATCTCGTTTCTGCCGCGTATGCGTATCTCGAAAAGCATCAGCTTGGCGAGCGCGATTTTCGTATTGATCTCGTTTCTGTGCTTTTTCCTGGTCCTCAAATAGAACATATTCCAAATATTTTGGAGGGGATTTCATAG